A stretch of Zymoseptoria tritici IPO323 chromosome 1, whole genome shotgun sequence DNA encodes these proteins:
- a CDS encoding 60S ribosomal protein L23, translated as MAPTRSNTSGNKLKMTLGLPVGAVMNCCDNSGARNLYIISVKGIGARLNRLPAGGVGDMVMATVKKGKPELRKKVMPAVIVRQSKPWRRGDGVFLYFEDNAGVIVNPKGEMKGSAITGPVGKEAAELWPRIASNSGVVM; from the exons ATGGCCCCAAC ACGCAGCAACACTTCCGGCAACAAGCTGAAGATGACCCTCGGTCTGCCTGT CGGCGCGGTCATGAACTGCTGCGACAACTCCGGCGCCCGCAACCTCTACATCATCTCCGTCAAGGGCATCGGCGCGCGCCTCAACCGTCTCCCCGCCGGCGGCGTCGGCGACATGGTCATGGCGACCGTGAAGAAGGGAAAGCCAGAGCTGAGGAAGAAGGTCATGCCCGCCGTCATCGTGCGCCAGAGCAAGCCGTGGAGGAGAGGCGATGGGGTGTTCTTGTACTTTGAGGACAATGCTGGTGTG ATCGTCAACCCCAAGGGTGAGATGAAGGGATCGGCTATTACGGGACCTGTGGGTAAGGAGGCTGCGGAGCTTTGGCCG CGTATCGCCTCCAACTCCGGTGTTGTGATGTAA